Part of the bacterium genome, AGGCTATTTCCCGAAGTCGGAGATCTCACGGTCGAGGAGCTCGACCGGCTTCGAGAGACCACGAGAGTGGTGCTCGTCGACGTGCGCAATGCCCCGGAGCAGGCGGTGTCCATGATTCCGGATTCGATCACGAGCACCGAGCTGGAGAGCGACCCGAGCGCCTACGCCGACAAGACGCTGGTCATCTACTGCACGATCGGACATCGGAGCGGTCTGTATGCGCAGAAGCTCCAGGCCGCCGGGTTTCGCGTCTTCAACTTGAAGGGCTCCATCCTGGCCTGGACTCACGCTCAGCGAGATCTGGTGGACGCCGACGGCCCGACCCGGCGAGTTCACGTTGCCGGGCCGCGCTGGAGCCTCGAGTCGAGCGACTACGATCCGGTCTGGTAGGCGGCCGGAGAAGCTCAGGCCAGTGCCTTCGCGACCGCGTGCGGCAAGCCCTCGAAGCTCCCCGATGACATGGTGACGAAGAGGTCGCCCGGACGGAGCGTCTCGAGGACCCCCTGTCGCAGCTCGGTGATCGAGTCGCATGCCGTGGCCGGAGTGCCACGCTCTTCGAGCGCGGCGGCCAGCTCTGCGGTGTCGAGACGTTCGTCGTCGGAGAAGCGGCCGGCATGAAACACGGGCGCGAGCCAGACCCTATCTGCCGATGTGAGGGCTTCGAGATAGTCGCCAAAAAAGAGCCGACGCGCCGCGGTGAGCGAGCGCGGCTCGAGTGCCACGACCAGGTTCTTGCCGGGGTACCGGCTGCGGAGACCCTCCAGAGTCAGGCGAACCGCCGTGGGGTGGTGAGCGAAGTCGTCGACGACGAGGACGCCGCGGCCCTCGCCGACCACTTGTTGCCGTCGTTGCACGCCTTTGAATGCGGCGAGCGCCGCCGCGATCTCTGCCGCCGGTACCGAGTCCGCATGCGCGGCTGCAAACACGGCCATGGCATTGAGCAGATTGTGTCGTCCGCCGAGGGGAAGCTCGATGCCGATCCGGTGCTCGGTGTGGTCGCTCCGGACGCGGATCTCGAATTGAGTGCCGCGCTCGTTGCCGCGAACGTTTGCCGCCCGCACGTCGCGGCCTTCCTCGAAACCGTAGAGGACGGTCCGACACGGAGACTCCCCGGCGACCGAGCGCACCTCTGCCGAATCGCCGTAGGCGATCAGGAGGCCGTTCTTCGGCATCGAGCGCACCAGCTGGCGATAGGTCTCGTCGAGCGCCTCCGGAGTCTCGTAAAGGTCGGCGTGATCGTACTCGACGCTGGTCAGGATCAACGTCTCGGGC contains:
- a CDS encoding UDP-N-acetylmuramate:L-alanyl-gamma-D-glutamyl-meso-diaminopimelate ligase, producing the protein MSPKSPLDIYLIAIGGSGMAPLACLLQEAGHSVRGSDGPLYPPMSTLLEDCGIEPLLGYEPGHLDPRPDLVVVGNAIPRTNPEALAVEEIGIERISMPEALYRFFLARRRPLVVAGTHGKTTTTALAAWVYRATGNDPGFLIGGVPLNLEQSFASGSGERFIVEGDEYNAAYFDRGPKFFHYRPETLILTSVEYDHADLYETPEALDETYRQLVRSMPKNGLLIAYGDSAEVRSVAGESPCRTVLYGFEEGRDVRAANVRGNERGTQFEIRVRSDHTEHRIGIELPLGGRHNLLNAMAVFAAAHADSVPAAEIAAALAAFKGVQRRQQVVGEGRGVLVVDDFAHHPTAVRLTLEGLRSRYPGKNLVVALEPRSLTAARRLFFGDYLEALTSADRVWLAPVFHAGRFSDDERLDTAELAAALEERGTPATACDSITELRQGVLETLRPGDLFVTMSSGSFEGLPHAVAKALA
- a CDS encoding rhodanese-like domain-containing protein produces the protein MPDTEKQLEIEKLYARSKRLFPEVGDLTVEELDRLRETTRVVLVDVRNAPEQAVSMIPDSITSTELESDPSAYADKTLVIYCTIGHRSGLYAQKLQAAGFRVFNLKGSILAWTHAQRDLVDADGPTRRVHVAGPRWSLESSDYDPVW